The proteins below are encoded in one region of Sphingobacterium sp. R2:
- a CDS encoding TetR/AcrR family transcriptional regulator: MKNAYKRKKEPVHNRQIVLDAALEIATSADWSQVTFQAIADKTGLSKGGIIHHFKNKDELLDELMKQNLSHLTDFLKAYQEQQGITNNAKSYLKFVLKNGDNMAYQKIMRVIVQAILVKDEYRTLWEDWLKENILPDVTKGSNIQNLIFFLVAEGIWYNDSVGFSYLNYTLRKRILKHLVDNEIQ, from the coding sequence ATGAAAAACGCATATAAACGAAAAAAAGAACCCGTACATAACAGGCAGATTGTGTTGGACGCTGCTTTGGAGATTGCTACATCAGCGGATTGGTCACAAGTTACTTTTCAGGCCATTGCTGATAAAACAGGGTTGAGTAAGGGTGGTATCATTCATCATTTTAAAAATAAAGATGAATTGTTGGACGAGCTGATGAAACAAAATTTGTCCCATCTTACAGATTTCCTGAAAGCCTATCAAGAACAACAAGGAATAACAAACAACGCAAAGTCTTACCTGAAATTTGTATTGAAGAATGGCGACAATATGGCTTATCAAAAGATAATGCGGGTAATTGTGCAGGCTATTTTGGTAAAAGACGAATATCGAACCTTGTGGGAAGATTGGCTGAAAGAAAATATTCTTCCCGATGTTACCAAAGGTTCTAACATTCAAAATCTAATTTTTTTTCTGGTAGCCGAAGGTATTTGGTATAACGATAGTGTAGGCTTTTCCTATCTGAATTACACGCTTCGAAAACGGATATTAAAACATCTAGTAGACAATGAAATTCAATAA
- a CDS encoding IS256 family transposase: protein MEKEEFDFERFKEEAMRGLYEGKKMGGEDGVLAPMLKHLLESMLEGELDHHLQESKASGEINRKNGRTKKTVRSIQAGHFELESGRDRNGTFDPKIVPKRQLIITEELEGNVISMYARGMSTRDISGYVKEMYAMDISATEISSITDRVVPALNEWRNRPLESIYPFVFLDCMHYKVKDNGSVQTRAVYNILGVNRDGRKDLIGIYLSENEGAKFWLSVLTDLKQRGVEDILVACIDGLKGFPDAIEAVYPKTQIQLCIVHQIRSSLRYVPEKDKKAVVADLKPIYQANNQDQSYEKLLEFDEKWGKKYPLSSKGWLDNWGNLSTYFEYSPDIRRAIYTTNAIEAMHRQIRKITKTKGAFTSDQALLKLVYLTIKDISKKWTMPIRNWGLTMQQLHLKFGDRIKAFGNSF, encoded by the coding sequence ATGGAAAAAGAGGAATTTGACTTTGAACGCTTCAAAGAGGAAGCAATGAGAGGCCTTTACGAAGGCAAGAAAATGGGCGGTGAAGATGGTGTTTTAGCACCGATGCTGAAACATCTTCTAGAAAGCATGTTGGAAGGCGAACTGGATCACCATCTACAGGAAAGTAAAGCTTCAGGAGAGATTAACCGTAAAAACGGGAGGACAAAAAAGACTGTACGTAGTATTCAGGCGGGACATTTCGAACTGGAGAGCGGTCGTGACCGGAACGGCACTTTTGATCCTAAGATAGTCCCAAAACGTCAATTGATCATTACAGAAGAACTGGAAGGTAATGTTATCTCGATGTATGCCAGGGGCATGAGCACAAGAGATATTTCGGGCTATGTGAAGGAGATGTATGCCATGGATATATCTGCTACTGAGATCTCCAGTATTACTGACAGGGTCGTTCCTGCGCTCAATGAATGGCGAAACCGTCCGCTAGAATCGATATATCCCTTTGTTTTTCTGGACTGTATGCATTATAAAGTTAAAGACAATGGCAGCGTTCAAACACGTGCGGTGTACAATATACTCGGGGTGAATCGTGATGGTCGAAAAGACCTGATCGGCATCTATCTTTCAGAAAATGAAGGCGCGAAGTTTTGGCTGTCGGTACTGACGGATCTAAAGCAGCGTGGTGTAGAAGATATTCTGGTTGCATGTATTGACGGTTTAAAGGGATTTCCGGACGCCATCGAAGCAGTATATCCCAAAACACAAATCCAACTTTGCATAGTTCACCAGATACGTTCAAGTCTGCGGTATGTTCCCGAAAAAGACAAAAAGGCTGTTGTTGCAGATTTAAAACCTATCTATCAGGCCAATAATCAGGATCAGAGCTACGAAAAGCTATTGGAGTTTGATGAAAAATGGGGCAAGAAATATCCGCTCTCTTCAAAAGGATGGCTAGATAATTGGGGAAATCTGTCTACTTATTTCGAGTACTCGCCCGATATCCGTAGAGCTATCTATACGACAAATGCTATTGAGGCGATGCACCGGCAGATTAGAAAGATTACGAAAACAAAGGGGGCATTTACCTCCGATCAGGCGCTCTTGAAGCTCGTTTACCTGACTATTAAAGACATTTCAAAGAAATGGACTATGCCTATTCGTAACTGGGGATTGACAATGCAACAATTACATCTTAAATTTGGAGATAGAATTAAGGCCTTCGGCAACTCCTTTTAG
- a CDS encoding DUF1905 domain-containing protein yields the protein MQANYLVKDQELELKYEKGKGAWTYHIQIPNTKHIVGKWGTVKVAGFIDSYKVESINLFSIKGQDKMISVNKGIRDFIKKDAGDTVTVSLHLITKQPEVSERDILEALQDVGVFDQFNQLDTIEKTEILSKIIDERSIQKQTKILLQLIDRLG from the coding sequence ATGCAAGCGAACTATTTAGTAAAAGACCAAGAATTAGAATTAAAATATGAAAAAGGCAAAGGTGCATGGACATATCATATTCAAATTCCAAACACAAAGCATATTGTTGGAAAATGGGGAACCGTAAAAGTAGCAGGATTCATTGATAGCTACAAAGTAGAGTCAATTAATCTCTTCTCGATAAAGGGTCAGGATAAAATGATCTCGGTTAATAAAGGCATTCGAGACTTTATTAAAAAAGATGCTGGAGATACAGTCACTGTATCTTTACATCTGATAACCAAACAACCTGAGGTATCAGAGAGGGATATTCTCGAAGCACTTCAAGATGTAGGTGTTTTTGACCAATTTAATCAATTGGATACTATTGAAAAAACTGAAATTTTATCAAAAATTATAGATGAGAGATCCATACAGAAACAAACAAAAATATTGCTTCAATTAATAGATAGATTGGGTTAA
- a CDS encoding LuxR C-terminal-related transcriptional regulator, producing MRRCLGQRRTPDFCCLPRTNGCSREHGESDRREEQHQRYSTTTKREKIAETLGITTNTCRTHRKNLFRKIDCHSVASLIKKSTELGLL from the coding sequence TTGCGCCGGTGCCTCGGTCAGCGAAGGACTCCGGACTTTTGTTGTCTGCCCCGAACGAATGGCTGTTCTCGGGAGCATGGTGAATCAGATCGCAGAGAAGAGCAGCATCAGCGCTACAGTACTACAACAAAACGCGAAAAAATTGCCGAAACTTTGGGTATTACAACCAATACCTGTAGAACACATCGTAAAAATCTATTCCGAAAAATAGACTGTCATAGCGTTGCAAGTTTAATTAAAAAGTCAACAGAATTAGGGCTGTTGTAA
- a CDS encoding GNAT family N-acetyltransferase gives MEVMISAGDRIDIILKEMSVKDSESFYRLYFEDESAIKDQTTNEEHTNQVQFTEHILSLCEELYSIRTVENEHIIIGDCALHHWNQEEKKIEIGGSLLPKYWGKGIMSAAFELLIALAKEKYQVNVLVAKTEITNLKALKFAEKLGFQKMSNDGDSIILEKRVL, from the coding sequence ATGGAGGTCATGATATCGGCTGGAGACCGTATAGATATCATATTGAAAGAAATGTCTGTAAAAGATTCTGAGTCATTTTACCGATTGTACTTTGAAGATGAATCGGCCATTAAGGACCAGACAACTAATGAGGAGCATACGAATCAGGTACAGTTTACAGAACATATTTTATCTCTTTGCGAGGAACTCTATAGTATACGAACTGTGGAAAATGAGCATATAATTATTGGTGACTGCGCCTTACACCACTGGAATCAGGAAGAAAAGAAAATTGAGATTGGTGGTTCTTTGCTGCCCAAATATTGGGGAAAAGGAATAATGTCTGCAGCTTTTGAGTTGTTGATAGCATTGGCAAAAGAAAAGTACCAGGTAAATGTTTTGGTAGCAAAGACTGAAATAACGAATCTTAAGGCACTGAAATTTGCTGAAAAATTGGGTTTTCAGAAGATGAGTAATGATGGAGATAGCATTATTCTTGAAAAACGGGTTTTATAG
- a CDS encoding MFS transporter has protein sequence MSVNTSNNSRWILLVIVAMGLLLVTLDNSILYTALPTLVKEMGANHTESLWMVNAYPLVMAGLLIGTGSLGDKLGHKKLFLVGLTIFGLASLLAAFSPNPEWLIASRAILAIGAASMMPATLALLRLTFHDPREFNIAVAIWGSISTIGASLGPVVSGLLLNHFWWGSVFLINVPVVIIAIIGTFIYAPKGHTENSKPWDLISALQFMIGLTGLVLFIKEVFKSDASGIIIIAAAIAALSGLFSFARRQKKSEHPMLDFSIFRIPQLSAGVIGAFVCMFAIAGLELITSQRFQLIGDMTPLEAGLMVASLAIGALLTTVIGGSIAHKTGVRPLLSGGMLVATVGVCVLIWGFPEVSLVVFSLVLIGMGLGLVMAVASSAIVGSVPHDVAGVASSVEEVSYEMGSLLAVSIIGSLMLNIYQSVIQLPQGISVKAKEGVEEAMSIVQHSANNKSLFTAVAQAYDHAYIIASIVIGVVLLVTAVVSFYLLRKKEK, from the coding sequence ATGTCTGTAAACACCTCCAATAATTCACGCTGGATTCTTTTAGTAATCGTAGCGATGGGTTTATTATTAGTCACACTTGACAATTCGATACTTTACACTGCACTTCCTACTCTTGTAAAAGAAATGGGGGCTAACCATACCGAATCCTTATGGATGGTAAATGCTTATCCTTTGGTAATGGCAGGTTTGTTAATTGGCACCGGAAGTCTGGGAGATAAACTAGGCCATAAAAAACTCTTCCTAGTAGGCCTTACTATTTTTGGCTTGGCATCCCTTCTGGCTGCTTTTTCACCCAACCCTGAATGGTTGATTGCTTCACGTGCAATACTTGCTATAGGAGCAGCTTCTATGATGCCTGCCACATTAGCACTGTTAAGATTAACCTTTCACGATCCTCGAGAATTTAATATTGCTGTTGCTATTTGGGGGAGTATCTCAACCATAGGTGCTTCTTTAGGACCAGTAGTAAGCGGATTATTACTTAATCATTTCTGGTGGGGTTCTGTATTTCTTATTAATGTACCAGTAGTAATCATTGCAATAATTGGAACATTTATTTATGCGCCCAAAGGTCACACTGAAAATTCGAAGCCTTGGGATCTGATATCCGCATTACAATTTATGATAGGGCTTACCGGTTTGGTGTTATTTATAAAAGAGGTCTTTAAATCTGATGCATCGGGAATTATAATCATAGCTGCTGCAATAGCTGCTTTATCAGGGCTTTTTAGTTTTGCACGTCGTCAAAAAAAATCCGAGCATCCTATGCTTGACTTTTCCATATTCAGAATACCTCAACTTTCTGCAGGTGTCATTGGGGCATTTGTCTGTATGTTCGCGATTGCAGGGTTAGAGTTAATTACATCGCAACGTTTCCAACTCATTGGCGATATGACACCCTTAGAAGCAGGTTTAATGGTAGCGAGTCTGGCAATTGGGGCTTTGCTTACAACTGTAATAGGAGGTTCAATTGCACATAAAACGGGCGTTCGACCTTTACTAAGTGGCGGAATGTTGGTTGCGACAGTCGGTGTTTGTGTATTGATTTGGGGCTTTCCGGAAGTTTCTTTAGTTGTATTTTCTCTTGTGTTAATAGGCATGGGATTAGGATTGGTAATGGCAGTTGCATCTTCAGCCATCGTTGGAAGTGTCCCACACGACGTGGCTGGTGTAGCTTCATCTGTTGAAGAAGTTTCTTATGAAATGGGTAGTTTACTCGCTGTATCGATTATAGGAAGCCTAATGTTAAATATTTATCAATCTGTTATTCAGTTACCACAAGGAATATCTGTAAAAGCAAAAGAGGGAGTAGAAGAAGCCATGTCAATTGTTCAGCATTCAGCAAACAATAAATCGCTATTCACCGCTGTGGCTCAGGCTTATGATCACGCATATATTATAGCATCAATTGTGATTGGTGTGGTGCTTTTGGTGACGGCTGTTGTGTCGTTTTATTTGTTGAGGAAGAAAGAAAAATGA
- a CDS encoding SPASM domain-containing protein, protein MCKSGSLIHIKEEPYKQFVISININTIKDSIHVNSCLYKKISVDAKGNIKNCPSSSKILGNIKNESILQAVDNPSLKELWLINKSLINVCKDCEFRLICIYCRVNIQNPADMGV, encoded by the coding sequence ATGTGTAAGTCGGGTTCGTTGATCCATATTAAGGAGGAACCTTATAAGCAATTTGTAATTAGCATCAATATAAACACAATTAAAGACAGCATACATGTAAATTCTTGTTTATACAAAAAGATATCGGTGGATGCTAAAGGCAATATAAAGAATTGTCCTAGTTCAAGTAAAATACTAGGGAATATTAAAAATGAATCGATACTTCAAGCGGTGGATAATCCAAGTTTAAAAGAATTGTGGCTTATTAATAAGAGTTTAATAAATGTGTGTAAAGATTGTGAATTTCGTCTAATATGTATATATTGCCGAGTAAATATTCAAAACCCTGCCGACATGGGAGTGTAA
- a CDS encoding PRTRC system ThiF family protein, with protein METIKTAVHFTDNYLISPTNPIEVNLIGAGGTGSKVLTALMEMSHSLTELGHAGLQVRLWDDDIITEANLGRQRFAPSETGLYKSVALINRVNRFMGTNWKAETQKFERNNFGGLPENAKATIYITCVDNVQARFDIAEMLKAMSKCRANRDEPKYWLDFGNSQQTGQVILSTIGEIKQPNSEKYQTVANLPMVTDEFGDLLKQSEQKDDIPSCSLAEALEKQDLYINATLAQMGCSLLWSMFRYGMTENRGFFLNLKNFQTQPLKVA; from the coding sequence ATGGAAACAATAAAAACAGCAGTCCATTTTACGGATAACTATTTAATAAGTCCTACCAACCCTATTGAGGTTAATTTGATTGGTGCAGGTGGCACAGGCTCAAAGGTGCTGACCGCCTTAATGGAAATGAGCCACAGCCTAACAGAATTGGGACACGCAGGTTTGCAGGTTCGTTTGTGGGACGATGATATTATCACGGAAGCCAATTTGGGCAGACAGCGATTTGCACCGAGCGAAACAGGATTGTACAAGTCGGTAGCATTGATAAACCGTGTTAACCGTTTTATGGGTACGAATTGGAAAGCGGAAACCCAAAAGTTTGAACGTAATAATTTTGGCGGACTGCCCGAAAATGCAAAAGCAACCATTTACATTACTTGTGTGGATAATGTACAGGCAAGATTTGATATTGCAGAAATGCTGAAAGCGATGAGCAAATGCAGAGCCAACCGTGATGAGCCAAAATATTGGTTAGACTTTGGCAACAGCCAACAGACAGGACAAGTGATACTATCTACTATCGGAGAAATCAAACAACCTAACTCCGAGAAATACCAAACGGTGGCAAACCTGCCAATGGTTACCGATGAATTTGGCGACCTGCTGAAACAGTCCGAACAAAAAGACGATATACCAAGTTGCAGTTTAGCTGAAGCATTGGAAAAACAGGATTTGTATATCAATGCAACATTGGCACAAATGGGCTGTTCATTACTCTGGTCTATGTTCCGCTATGGAATGACCGAAAACAGGGGTTTCTTTCTTAATCTGAAGAACTTTCAAACCCAACCTCTAAAAGTCGCTTGA
- a CDS encoding TlpA family protein disulfide reductase, translating to MNIDVDSNGTFSQSIPIDLLSEIYLVYKTSFVILLQPKDNLKLIFDGDKNSMAKVLESIEYAGDHAKTNQDISTFLKIYYSDARMFKMWEEQLKSFKEMEIEEYKSHIQNRLKIATDIFQAFDASYHPNDECKSWIRTDLKNKYFDDLGHYPMNHREQNNFLPFDTTQVVPAKYFEQLKEWLPLTTEQLKNTQTLNAVASSFYFYLYERMAKEGKLPKDIDIIPSGGILGPTKVVDSLKINGTINMIEDPFLREIMLTTAFSRSLGRQSVNLYENNYAIIDKYITKPYLKDQLFNIYKQTKTEIETPAPLSEKIKDHKFSSGIEEIFKEIIAKNKNKVIYVDIWSPWCGPCLKEMPNSKKLEQKLKNKAISFVYICVFSDEDRYLRTLNKLQLGGEHYFLNSQQSVDLSKIFNIPGIPYYIYIDKNGVMKEKGSHLRPETMEFKLNDI from the coding sequence GTGAATATTGATGTGGATAGCAATGGTACTTTTTCTCAATCTATCCCCATTGACTTACTGTCTGAGATATACTTGGTCTATAAAACATCGTTTGTTATTTTATTGCAACCAAAAGATAATCTAAAACTTATCTTTGATGGCGATAAAAATTCCATGGCAAAAGTCTTAGAATCTATTGAATATGCGGGTGATCATGCGAAGACCAATCAGGATATTAGCACATTCTTAAAGATTTATTATTCTGACGCAAGAATGTTTAAAATGTGGGAAGAACAATTAAAATCTTTCAAGGAAATGGAAATTGAGGAATACAAAAGCCATATCCAAAATAGGTTGAAAATTGCAACAGACATTTTTCAAGCATTTGACGCTTCTTATCACCCAAATGATGAATGCAAATCTTGGATCAGGACAGATCTAAAAAACAAATATTTTGATGATCTAGGCCATTACCCCATGAATCATCGTGAGCAAAACAATTTTTTACCCTTTGACACGACACAGGTAGTACCAGCCAAGTACTTTGAGCAATTAAAAGAATGGTTACCCTTAACAACTGAACAATTAAAAAATACACAAACCTTAAATGCTGTGGCTAGTAGTTTTTACTTTTATCTTTACGAACGCATGGCTAAAGAAGGCAAACTTCCAAAAGACATTGATATAATACCAAGCGGAGGAATATTGGGTCCAACTAAAGTGGTCGATTCATTAAAAATCAATGGCACTATTAACATGATAGAAGATCCGTTTTTAAGAGAAATTATGCTCACGACAGCTTTTAGTAGAAGCCTTGGAAGACAGTCTGTTAATTTATACGAGAACAACTACGCTATCATCGATAAGTATATTACAAAACCATACTTAAAAGACCAGCTATTCAATATTTATAAACAAACTAAGACTGAAATTGAAACCCCAGCTCCACTGAGCGAAAAAATAAAGGACCACAAGTTTTCATCGGGGATAGAAGAAATTTTTAAAGAAATCATTGCTAAAAATAAAAATAAGGTAATCTATGTTGATATATGGTCCCCTTGGTGCGGCCCATGTTTAAAGGAGATGCCGAATTCCAAAAAATTGGAACAAAAACTTAAAAACAAAGCAATTAGCTTTGTTTATATCTGTGTATTCTCAGATGAGGATAGGTATCTGCGGACTTTGAACAAGCTTCAATTGGGCGGTGAACACTATTTTCTAAATTCCCAACAAAGTGTAGATTTATCTAAAATATTTAATATCCCTGGTATTCCCTATTATATTTATATCGATAAAAATGGCGTGATGAAGGAAAAAGGAAGCCATTTGCGACCCGAAACCATGGAATTTAAACTCAATGATATCTAG